The following coding sequences are from one Candidatus Zixiibacteriota bacterium window:
- a CDS encoding UvrD-helicase domain-containing protein produces MSRLLDDLNDAQREAVQTTEGPLLIIAGAGSGKTRVLTRRLAYILTRRLAQPHEILAVTFTNKAAGEMKERVAALLGGAMMDMNVSTFHSFCARFLRREGGAIGYGGDFTIFDAADSETLMKSCIKALNLPVSQFAPKAQLRKVSNAKNRFQSAEGFARSAGGYFEQRTAQLYSLYQARLRECNAMDFDDLLLNTVALLQQHSEIGERYRSRFRYLLVDEYQDTNHVQYLLLKSLVGPHRNICVVGDEDQSIYGWRGADIRNILDFEHDFPGAKVIKLEMNYRSTDVILAAASAVIAHNVARKDKVLRTTRRGGEKISLLLVDSAEEEAERVIDLVVRDRSRTPLSEMVILYRTNAQSRAFEEQLRRRAIPYQIVGGISFYQRKEIKDLLAYLKLIVNPKDDISFGRIVNYPKRGLGDKSLADLGELTAREGKSLYETATLPDPDLSGLGARAVRQLRSFTALIERYREQQDAVSTDLLVGDLIRDLGLLEAIRAEEEEIVAATRIENLEAFIGGVADYTRHRPHATLAEYLAEISLFTDIDEYNESEDKLALMSVHSAKGLEFDTVFIVGLEEGLFPLARTVGEEMELEEERRLFYVGSTRARHKLYLASATARFRFGQSVSIPSRFIKEVPDHLIERTDFRTNRHYELVSAGDRPATARDLPLGRLPAEEGVHYEYEEEEALRVGRLVRHPTFGRGKVLKVEGRGESLMLEIHFQGLGVKRVMAKYARLTVIG; encoded by the coding sequence ATGAGTCGCCTTCTCGATGACCTCAACGACGCGCAGCGGGAGGCGGTGCAGACGACCGAGGGCCCGCTGCTCATCATCGCCGGGGCCGGTTCCGGCAAGACCCGGGTCCTGACCCGCCGGCTTGCCTATATCCTGACCCGGCGACTGGCGCAGCCGCACGAAATCCTTGCTGTTACTTTTACCAACAAGGCGGCCGGAGAGATGAAAGAACGGGTGGCCGCCCTGCTCGGGGGGGCCATGATGGACATGAACGTCTCGACCTTCCACTCGTTCTGCGCCCGTTTCCTCCGGCGTGAGGGCGGGGCGATCGGCTACGGAGGGGATTTCACGATTTTCGACGCCGCCGATTCCGAGACGCTCATGAAGAGCTGCATCAAAGCGCTCAACCTGCCGGTCTCGCAGTTCGCGCCGAAAGCCCAGTTGCGCAAGGTCTCGAACGCCAAGAACCGGTTCCAGTCGGCCGAGGGTTTCGCCCGCAGCGCCGGCGGCTACTTCGAACAGCGCACCGCCCAACTGTACTCCCTCTACCAGGCGCGGCTGCGCGAGTGCAACGCCATGGATTTCGACGACCTCCTCCTCAACACCGTCGCCCTCCTCCAGCAGCACAGCGAAATCGGCGAGCGCTACCGGTCCCGCTTCCGCTATCTCCTGGTGGACGAGTACCAGGACACCAACCACGTGCAGTACCTCCTGCTGAAAAGCCTCGTCGGGCCGCACCGGAACATCTGCGTGGTCGGCGATGAGGACCAGTCGATCTACGGCTGGCGCGGCGCCGATATCCGCAACATCCTCGATTTCGAGCACGACTTCCCTGGCGCCAAAGTGATCAAACTGGAAATGAACTACCGCTCCACCGACGTCATCCTGGCGGCCGCCTCGGCCGTGATCGCCCACAACGTCGCCCGCAAGGACAAGGTGCTGCGCACCACGCGCCGCGGGGGGGAGAAGATCAGCCTCCTCTTGGTCGATTCGGCGGAGGAAGAGGCCGAGCGGGTGATCGATCTGGTCGTCCGGGACCGGAGCCGCACGCCGCTGTCGGAGATGGTGATCCTGTACCGCACCAACGCGCAGTCCCGCGCCTTCGAGGAACAGCTCCGGCGGCGCGCCATCCCCTACCAGATCGTCGGCGGCATCTCGTTCTACCAGCGCAAGGAGATCAAAGACCTCCTGGCCTACCTCAAGCTGATCGTCAATCCGAAAGACGACATCAGTTTCGGGCGCATCGTGAACTACCCGAAACGCGGCCTCGGCGACAAAAGCCTCGCCGACCTGGGCGAACTCACCGCCCGCGAGGGGAAGTCGCTCTATGAGACGGCGACCCTGCCTGACCCGGATCTCTCCGGGCTGGGCGCCCGGGCCGTCCGCCAACTCCGCTCCTTCACCGCCCTCATTGAACGCTACCGGGAACAGCAGGACGCCGTCTCGACCGATCTGCTGGTGGGCGATCTGATCCGCGACCTCGGCCTGCTCGAGGCGATCCGGGCGGAGGAAGAGGAGATTGTCGCCGCCACCCGCATCGAGAACCTCGAGGCGTTCATCGGCGGCGTGGCTGATTACACCCGGCACCGCCCCCACGCCACCCTCGCCGAATACCTGGCCGAGATCTCGCTCTTCACCGACATCGACGAGTACAATGAGTCCGAGGACAAACTGGCCCTCATGTCGGTCCACTCGGCCAAGGGGCTGGAGTTTGACACCGTGTTCATCGTGGGGCTGGAAGAAGGACTGTTTCCCCTCGCCCGTACCGTCGGGGAGGAAATGGAGCTGGAAGAGGAGCGGCGGCTGTTCTATGTCGGCTCCACCCGCGCCCGCCACAAGCTGTACCTGGCCAGCGCTACTGCGCGCTTCCGCTTCGGCCAGTCGGTCTCGATCCCCTCGCGATTCATCAAGGAGGTTCCCGACCATCTGATTGAGCGCACCGACTTCCGGACCAACCGCCACTACGAACTCGTGTCCGCCGGCGACCGCCCCGCCACGGCCCGCGACCTCCCGTTGGGACGGCTTCCGGCAGAGGAAGGGGTCCACTATGAGTACGAAGAGGAGGAGGCGCTGCGCGTCGGACGGCTCGTGCGCCACCCTACTTTCGGACGGGGCAAAGTGCTCAAAGTCGAAGGGCGCGGCGAGTCGCTGATGCTCGAGATCCATTTCCAGGGACTCGGGGTGAAGAGAGTGATGGCCAAGTACGCCAGGCTGACCGTCATCGGCTGA